From Euwallacea similis isolate ESF13 chromosome 11, ESF131.1, whole genome shotgun sequence, the proteins below share one genomic window:
- the LOC136412002 gene encoding general odorant-binding protein 83a-like, whose product MLVSTNKMIKVVVLAMLLSCLQHVKALTEEMQELANQLHATCVEETGTAENAISDARKGIFDEAESFKCYIKCLLSQMAIIDDDGVIDVDAMVAVMPEDLQEKSEPIIRKCGSIKGANACDSAWLTHKCYYKEGPEDYFLI is encoded by the exons ATGCTTGTCTCAACTAACAAGATGATAAAAGTGGTAGTTTTGGCAATGTTGTTGTCATGTCTGCAACATGTCAAG gcCTTAACTGAAGAAATGCAAGAGCTGGCTAATCAGCTACACGCCACCTGCGTGGAGGAAACTGGAACTGCTGAAA ACGCAATTTCCGATGCTAGAAAGGGGATCTTTGACGAAGCCGAGAGCTTCAAGTGCTATATCAAGTGCCTACTAAGCCAAATGGCTATT ATAGATGATGATGGGGTCATAGACGTAGATGCGATGGTGGCAGTGATGCCTGAGGACCTTCAAGAAAAATCTGAACCAATAATAAGGAAATGCGGAAGTATCA AAGGCGCAAATGCTTGTGATAGTGCCTGGCTCACCCACAAATGCTACTACAAGGAGGGTCCAGAG gATTATTTCCTGATCTAG
- the LOC136412001 gene encoding probable multidrug resistance-associated protein lethal(2)03659, which yields MDDSAASDELKNKREHPRSRANWLSNLFFCWGLPIFYKGWTKDFNEEDLYKPLKEHESHRLGDKLEEEWKLERMNHARPLLLRALWRLFRKEILIYGLVLFVQEFVLGLSQPLALGKLMNYYRPNQTNVSLQEAYLYAGILILTSFLSVMVSHSYMLASHHLGMKMRIACCSLIYRKTLKLSKTALIDTTIGQMINLLSNDVARFDNSVRYLHYLWVAPLETLLIMYLLYYNVGFTSLSGFCLIVLFMPLQMILGKLASKFRLRTAVTTDERVRSMSEIILGIQVIKMYNWEKNFSTIIDQIRNLEIRQIRLASYIRALHVSFSKFITRTSIFLCILAYTLTGNRPNAEFVYVVQSFYNIIKAAMTNNFPQAVSDLAETLVSIKRIENFLLFHEVKTSQIKHSQKKVIHSTPLINAGSKRSVGIYLHDVSAKWNVFMQEDTLSGINFNVGPKQLVAVVGPVGSGKTSLLHVIMKELTMGKGVKDIVGTISYASQEPWLFAGTIRQNILFGEPFLKSRYERVVRVCALDRDFDILPYGDKTVIGDRGVTMSGGQRARITLARAVYKEADIYLLDDPLSAVDTHVGKKLFEECIAGFLKNKCTVLVTHQLQFLKSVSKIYVMENGKIAATGDYHEIQACKSEFSRLFKNQVEEEDEGNDEQVATSMRLCEPVDDEPSEIKESRETGSIAGKVYKAYFTAAGGWCSAIFVLVLFVLTQMASSSADYFIKFWVNLEQSRHERDVKNDSLYKSEEDDVYLEENYNKIMAVGLNELEISKLDAFFTTNICFYIYSSIIALVIGVTIIRSITFYWVCMSASVKMHNKMFQRVINATMRFFNTNCSGRVLNRFSKDMGAVDEKLPYVLIDTIQIALNVLAVNVVIASVDPWILIPTLVIASMFYFYRIVFLRTSRNIKRMEATTRSPVFSHINASLQGLTTIRAFRAQEILRNEFDNYQDVHSSAFYMFLCCNQTFGFWLDFHCIIYASLVTLSFFFIGNETYGANVGLAITQAMSLTGMFQWGMRQWSELENNMTSVERVVEYTEIEQETKGEEKAPLKTWPEHGQLEFKSVYLRYATNEPYVLNNLTFKIKSKEKVGIVGRTGAGKSSIIAALFRLADVEGKIIIDGICTRDIPLKTMRSKISIIPQEPIIFSGTLRSNLDPFGQYPDEAIWNALDEVELKGVVSELKGGLDSIVSESGANFSLGQRQLVCLARAIVHNNKILVLDEATANVDPKTDALIQTTIRKKFADCTVLTIAHRLNTVMDSDKILVMDAGEAIEFDHPHMLLQNAQSVFHGLVKETGKASAEYLATVAKERYEKSLESH from the exons ATGGATGACAGTGCTGCTTCAGACGAACTAAAGAACAAACGAGAACACCCCCGATCCAGAGCAAACTGGCTGTcgaatttgttcttttgctggGGATTACCCATATTCTACAAAGGATGGACTAAAGATTTTAATGAAGAGGACTTGTACAAGCCTTTGAAAGAACATGAATCGCACCGGCTCGGAGATAAACTGGAAGAAGAATGGAAGCTAGAAAGAATGAACCATGCCAGACCTTTGCTGCTGCGAGCCCTCTGGAGGTTATTTCGCAAGGAAATCCTTATTTATGGTTTAGTGTTGTTTGTGCAAGAATTTGTTTTAGG GCTGTCTCAGCCTTTAGCCCTAGGAAAACTGATGAACTATTACCGACCCAATCAAACAAACGTTTCCCTTCAGGAAGCTTATTTGTACGCAGGAATCCTCATTCTGACCTCATTTCTTTCGGTAATGGTCTCACATAGCTATATGCTGGCTAGTCACCATTTGGGTATGAAAATGAGAATTGCCTGCTGCTCCCTCATATACAGGAAGACCTTGAAGCTGAGCAAAACAGCTCTAATTGACACCACCATAGGGCAAATGATCAACTTGTTATCCAATGATGTAGCCAGATTTGATAATTCAGTGCGGTACCTGCATTATTTATGGGTGGCCCCATTAGAAACCCTCTTAATCATGTATCTCTTGTACTACAATGTGGGATTTACATCACTTTCTGGATTTTGTTTGATCGTCTTGTTTATGCCCCTGCAAa TGATTTTAGGGAAATTGGCCTCGAAATTCCGTCTGCGAACTGCGGTGACGACAGACGAAAGGGTGAGGAGTATGAGCGAGATTATCTTGGGAATTCAAGTTATCAAGATGTATAATTGGGAGAAGAATTTTTCGACTATCATCGATCAAATCAGGAA ccTGGAAATCCGGCAAATCCGTCTAGCCTCCTACATCCGCGCCCTGCACGTGTCCTTCAGCAAATTCATCACCAGAACCTCAATCTTCCTCTGTATTTTGGCCTATACCCTCACGGGAAACCGCCCCAATGCAGAATTCGTCTACGTAGTCCAATCCTTCTACAACATTATCAAGGCTGCAATGACCAACAACTTCCCGCAGGCTGTTTCAGACCTAGCAGAAACTCTGGTCTCAATCAAAAGAATTGAGAACTTTCTCCTGTTTCATGAGGTGAAAACCTCCCAAATCAAACACTCTCAAAAGAAGGTGATTCACTCGACTCCTCTTATTAATGCGGGCAGTAAAAGATCTGTAGGCATCTACCTACATGATGTTTCTGCGAAGTGGAATGTCTTCATGCAAGAAGATACCTTATCAGGGATAAATTTCAACGTAGGCCCTAAACAATTGGTTGCAGTGGTCGGCCCTGTAGGGTCGGGCAAAACTTCATTGCTTCACGTCATAATGAAGGAGTTGACTATGGGAAAAGGAGTTAAAGATATAGTAGGAACCATCTCTTATGCCTCGCAGGAACCATGGTTGTTTGCGGGAACTATAAGACAAAACATTCTCTTCGGAGAACCCTTCCTGAAGAGCAGGTATGAAAGGGTAGTGAGGGTCTGTGCATTGGACCGAGACTTCGATATTTTACCCTATGGAGATAAAACTGTTATCGGCGATCGGGGGGTTACTATGAGTGGAGGGCAAAGGGCTAGAATAACCCTAGCAAGGGCTGTTTACAAGGAGGCAGACATTTACTTGCTCGATGATCCATTATCTGCCGTTGATACCCACGTTGGGAAGAAGCTATTTGAGGAGTGTATTGCTG GGTTCCTGAAGAATAAATGCACAGTCCTGGTAACCCATCAGCTTCAGTTCCTGAAATCAGTTTCGAAAATTTACGTAAtggaaaatgggaaaattgcAGCTACTGGGGACTATCACGAGATTCAGGCCTGCAAAAGCGAGTTTTCCAGGCTGTTCAAGAACCAAGTGGAGGAAGAGGATGAGGGAAATGATGAGCAAG TCGCTACCTCAATGCGCCTATGCGAACCAGTAGACGACGAGCCATCCGAAATCAAGGAATCGAGAGAAACTGGCTCAATAGCCGGCAAGGTTTACAAAGCCTATTTTACCGCTGCAGGCGGTTGGTGCTCCGCCATTTTCGTCCTCGTCCTCTTTGTTCTCACTCAAATGGCCTCCAGCTCTGCAGACTACTTCATCAAGTTTTG GGTCAATCTGGAGCAATCCAGACATGAGAGAGACGTCAAAAATGATTCTCTATATAAATCAGAGGAGGATGATGTGTATTTGgaagaaaattacaataagATCATGGCTGTCGGGCTTAATGAGTTGGAAATTAGCAAATTAGATGCATTTTTCACTACCAATATCTGCTTCTACATCTACTCCTCGATTATTGCTTTAGTTATTGGAGTTACAATAATCAGATCCATTACTTTCTACTGGGTCTGCATGTCTGCTTCAGTGAAGATGCACAATAAAATGTTCCAAAGGGTTATCAATGCCACAATGAGATTCTTCAACACCAATTGCTCAGGAAGGGTTTTGAATAGATTCTCCAAAGACATGGGGGCTGTAGATGAAAAGCTGCCCTATGTTTTGATCGATACGATCCAG ATAGCTCTCAACGTATTGGCCGTAAACGTAGTCATCGCCTCAGTGGATCCATGGATCTTGATCCCAACCCTAGTCATCGcttcaatgttttatttttaccgaattgtttttttgagaaccagcagaaatattaaaagaatgGAAGCCACTA CTCGAAGTCCAGTTTTCTCCCACATCAACGCCTCCCTTCAAGGCCTAACCACAATCAGAGCCTTTAGAGCTCAGGAGATACTCAGAAATGAGTTCGATAACTACCAGGACGTGCACAGCTCCGCCTTCTATATGTTCCTATGTTGTAATCAGACTTTCGGCTTCTGGCTGGACTTTCACTGCATCATCTACGCCTCCCTAGTCACTTTGAGCTTCTTCTTCATCGGAAAtg AAACTTATGGGGCAAACGTGGGTCTAGCAATAACGCAGGCCATGAGCCTCACGGGAATGTTTCAATGGGGAATGAGGCAATGGAGCGAGTTGGAGAACAACATGACATCAGTGGAGAGAGTGGTGGAGTATACTGAGATCGAGCAGGAGACCAAAGGGGAGGAAAAGGCGCCTTTAAAAACTTGGCCGGAGCACGGGCAATTGGAGTTTAAATCTGTTTATCTGAG ATATGCCACGAATGAGCCCTATGTCCTCAACAATCTAACCTTCAAAATTAAGTCCAAGGAGAAAGTGGGGATTGTAGGCAGGACCGGAGCTGGGAAGTCCTCCATCATAGCAGCTCTGTTTCGGCTAGCCGATGTGGAAGGAAAGATCATTATTGATGGGATTTGCACCAGAGATATCCCCTTGAAGACCATGAGGTCCAAGATTTCGATAATACCTCAGGAGCCCATAATTTTCTCAG GAACTCTTCGCTCGAATCTGGATCCCTTCGGCCAATATCCAGACGAGGCAATTTGGAACGCTCTAGATGAAGTGGAACTCAAAGGAGTGGTATCCGAGTTAAAGGGAGGTTTGGACAGTATAGTGTCGGAAAGTGGGGCCAACTTTAGTCTTGGACAGAGGCAGCTGGTCTGCCTTGCGAGGGCAATTGTCCACAACAACAAAATTCTCGTTTTAGATGAGGCAACTGCAAATGTCGATCCGAAGACTGATGCTCTCATTCAGACTACTATTAGGAAAAAGTTTGCTGATTGCACGGTCCTAACTATAGCTCACAG ATTGAACACTGTGATGGATTCGGATAAAATACTGGTGATGGACGCTGGGGAAGCTATTGAATTTGACCATCCCCATATGCTTCTCCAGAACGCTCAAAGTGTGTTTCACGGTTTGGTGAAAGAGACTGGAAAAGCGTCGGCGGAGTATTTGGCTACGGTTGCAAAGGAG AGATACGAGAAGAGCTTGGAGAGTCACTGA
- the LOC136412025 gene encoding sodium channel protein Nach-like, protein MTIMINLRLTWLIICIISMTSSLVPIYMVWKFSIINPTKTVAASMQHNIYLIKFPGVTICSNNIVSKRAAYIMAQKLLQGKNDSNVDVVVNNLGLLANFVLIYTDNAREGDYKGLKEIIKGSGFSEVEIFNQIAPTCEEILQICMWKGDVKPCKNLFHPIKTPLGHCCTFNFAAYPNVTNGFGKTAQITTSCGYQSGLEVLVKNYLQDTLPAFAASTEYRVIVHSPYDFPNRGLQSIVCNSGTNNMIGVNAEYIHPTTSLLSLDISRRKCMISDEKSLGYFSVYTYRNCIVECEITIIFEVCGCTPFFAQGEVGPYSSAKGCTLDDIECMRNAYASRDKLVKELGNLIIQEKCNCLPECEIFSYKPEFSYGILDKRFCTSAFTIYSDFNVKNSTLIRVFLNDLISTLYRKDANYPPQIFAVYCGSTFSFFGGFSIISLVEIVYLQTVRVIQWCRSNKK, encoded by the exons ATGACAATAATGATTAACCTAAGGCTAACTTGGCTGATAATCTGCATAATCTCAATGACGTCCTCATTAGTCCCAATTTACATGGtctggaaattttcaattatcaacCCCACTAAGACAGTGGCGGCGTCTATGCAGCACAACATTTACCTTATAAAATTTCCAGGGGTGACTATTTGCAGCAACAACATTGTCTCTAAACGAGCCGCCTACATTATGGcccaaaaattattgcaa GGCAAAAATGACTCCAACGTGGATGTGGTGGTGAATAATTTGGGGCTGCTGGCTAATTTTGTGTTAATTTACACGGATAATGCTAGGGAGGGTGATTATAAAGGGCTGAAAGAGATCATTAAGGGCAGTGGGTTCAGTGAAGTAGAA ATATTCAATCAAATTGCGCCAACTTGCGAGGAAATTCTGCAGATATGTATGTGGAAAGGGGATGTAAAGCCCtgcaaaaatttgtttcaccCCATTAAAACACCTCTAGGGCACTGCTGCACCTTCAATTTTGCCGCATATCCAAACGTTACTAATGG ttttggaaaaacagCCCAAATAACCACCTCATGCGGATATCAAAGCGGCCTGGAAGTGCTAGTGAAAAATTACCTTCAAGACACCCTTCCAGCCTTTGCTGCATCAACCGAATACAGG GTCATAGTGCATAGCCCTTACGACTTCCCAAACCGAGGCCTTCAAAGCATAGTTTGCAATTCAGGCACCAACAACATGATAGGAGTAAATGCCGAGTACATACACCCAACAACCTCCTTGTTATCCTTGGACATATCCAGGCGAAAATGCATGATTTCAGACGAAAAATCATTGggatatttttcagtttacaCTTACAGAAACTGCATAGTCGAATGCGAGATCACgatcatttttgaagtttgcgGTTGTACCCCATTTTTCGCGCAAGGCGAAGTTG GTCCTTATAGTTCAGCCAAAGGATGCACTCTAGATGACATAGAATGCATGCGAAATGCTTATG CCTCACGTGATAAATTGGTCAAagagctcggaaatttaattattcaagaaaaatgtaacTGTCTACCAGAATGTGAAATATTCTCGTATAAGCCCGAGTTTTCATATGGTATTCTGGACAAGAGATTTTGCACTAGTGCCTTCACAATATA CTCAGATTTCAACGTAAAAAACAGCACTCTCATAAGAGTATTCCTTAACGACCTTATTTCAACCCTGTACAGAAAGGACGCCAACTACCCACCTCAGATATTTGCGG TGTATTGCGGCTCCACTTTCAGCTTTTTCGGGGGATTCAGTATTATTTCTTTAGTGGAAATTGTATATTTGCAAACAGTACGTGTTATACAGTGGTGTAGAAGCAACAAGAAGTAA